The following nucleotide sequence is from Phocoena phocoena chromosome 17, mPhoPho1.1, whole genome shotgun sequence.
CCTATCCGAATCAATATGGTCAAGCCTCACTGCTTGCTTTAACTATGTTATATTACATCCATGAAACCACTGACACATAAATAAGTGACAATAAGCTTATACTtcataattatgttttaatttcacGTACCTTGTATTTAATAGGATATGTTAAAAACGGAAAAtttcacataaataaaatattcatttcttagAAAAGAGGAGTCACGTGACTGCCTCAAAgattttctcatttccattttctgctGTGGGTAATAGGTCAGCTTCTACctggccagtttttttttttaatttatctatccatctgtGATTATTTATAGCTAAATAGAACATTGTAGCTTCTTAAAGAAACTTCAgaaatttcataaaatgaaacaatCATTTCAGAACCAAATTATCATTTAAGGGATGTATGCCAGCATGTAGAAAACTCTTATTTCAAGGGTTGTTTGTAGATAAGAGTTGgacacatttattgatttattcttttCACAGACAATAAATTTACAtccttagaaattatttttatatcctgaTCTTTTAAAAGACTTACAGGTTTAAAATACAAGTATGATAtgacaaataaaatgtatataccgTACAAATTAGTGTATATAATATACAAGAAATATTCCTAATATAGTACAATAATATTCATTCTTCATTTTGTGCTTCCTAAGGTTTTGATTTTGataacatttataatatattttaaattctacacttaatctgtggagagagagagagttgccCACCATGGAAAGAAATTTACTTTATTAATACAAAGGTAATACGCATTATTCTGGAAGACTTTTAATAGGCTGATAATTTAATCAGATTTTCAATTCATGAATTCATGATCAGGATTAAATGATTTCAAACCATGCTACTTGAgcgtttatatataaaaatttgtgtTTGTTGGCTTGTTGTTTACTTGCTTGTTTATTATCGTCTGTTTCCTACAGAATCCAGTGTTTCTTCAGGCAACTCTTTAACTGGCTCTGATTCTGTTCACTTCGTAGATGATGACACATCCCAGGAAGGTATGTCGTTTATTTCTTATCAGCGTCACCCTCATTATTTCCCTTCGTTTTTCATCTCTCAAATGTGTTTGATAAAGGagtaatgtgaattttatttgatAGGGTTACCTGAAGTGGCAGAATCCACCTGGTGGTTTAAATCCTATTTCCAGTCTGAGCAAGCAGAGAAGACCAGTCTGCTTGTGGGTAAGTTTTACCTTTTCTGATAAGGATATTTCCTTTTCAGAATAGAACAACACGTGTCATAATTATCATGATAACCAATAAGGATAAAACCTCGTTGTCTCCTGGAAGGTAGTGAAGGCTTTGATATGAAGCGTACTTGAGGGTAAAGGTGGGGAAACAGTTTCTCCCTCCTTCTAGTTAAGCATCATGCACACTTTCTAATTCTATCTGTagtgaaaaaactgaaaactcaCATGCCGATTATTATCATGGTTTAGTGGGAATGGATCGGGAATCAGAGGCAAGgttctaaatttgtttttccaaTACCTACAGGAACAAATAACAATTATCTACTCCAATAAAAGGAATCACAGCTCCTCAGGGAAATGGCTGATCCCAGGACAAGTAAGAAACAGTAAGAGACAAGCCTGGACTATTTCATGATGCCAAAAAGATAGAAATGCCCCCGAGATGATGGGGATGTGTCAAAACGACACAAGAATGAACTGAGTAAATCTGGGACTATTTCAGcagtaaaataatgataataatagacaATTGCctgtagaataaaataaagtccGTTAATCTATTTAGATATAAAAAATACTTGAATGAACAAACGAGATATAAAAAATGCTTGAATGAACGAATacatgagagagaaggaaaagctctTTCTTGCAGCGGAATTCCAATTTATAAACATAGAAGGAATGATGGAGAATCGTTACATGACAAACACACCAGCCACAGTTGTTCCAGGCAAGAATTACCCCAGGGCTCTAAAATAAATGGGCACAAATGTGAGAAACAAGATATCAAAGGCTTTCAGAGTATCTCCCCATAAAGTACCTAAGAATCACAAaggggaaaaatagtaactttctCACGGAAAAACCTGTCAGATGAGcctcaacaaaaacaaacagaaaacagtgaGCTAGTTGCTGGCTGTCCTAGACAATCCTGCTAGGTCCCACTGCTGGTCTGGACTGGCCTGAGTGCCAATTACCAGCCAGAAGACGGAATTTGTGCGTTTGTACACAACACGTTTTGAACTGCTCTATCATACTGAATAGCACGGTTGTTATTCTAATGGTTTTATAAAAGTGACTGTGTTGATTTTTACACCCTTTACTAATGACTAGCTACTAATTGGGGTAAAAAGAGTAAATAACAATGCAGTCCATAGATTCTAATGTTAAAACATCAGTGTTTTGATACATTTTCCACAGAATCAACTAAAGAGGATACTTTGTAAAATCAAAGTAAGGCCAGTTGTTGAAAAGATGTATTCTTTACTTTATCAAGTATAGTGATTTGAATTATTTAGGTaagtgtttcatttatttttcggGTTTACCTCAATCGTAAAGACAACTTACAAAGAAGCATTTCTCAGCTAATCACCTTTGACTTTGCAATTCAGTGGGCATTGTTGTAACAGCTGACTCTTCTGGGCAAAGAATTACTGTTCTTTGTAATTCTATGTAACAGCTAATGGGTGTTCCATCTGGCCAGCAGACCCCTTTCCTGGTCTTCTGACCCGATCAAGCAGATTCTCCTGgggctttttgtttatttgtttatcccCATTGGTGTTTCCTGACCGCTGTTCCCTCCAGTATTCAGTTTAGGATATATTAGGGAAAAATAAACCAAGGGAACTCAGCTCTGTGTCCTTCGTTGCATCTGAGGACCCCAGCCATTCTTCTCTTAGAGACTTCCGGTGACTTTTCAATATATAATGTCAGGGGTTTTAGTTTTACTTAACCGAAGGAATACATCTATTCCATCAGAAGTCTTTCTCTCTGTACTTTTGTCTTCAGAAATTTTCTACTTTTGCTTTTTATGTCTCCATATGAAGTTTGAAAATCTTGCCTTTTCCcccttattttttccaaaatgctgTTGCTCTTCCATTGTGACTGCATAACTTTCAAGATTAACTTAGGGACAACACCCATTCCTGTTGAATTAATTATTTCCCCCAAGATTAAGTGTGCTTCTCCACTGCTCGGGACTTCATCTGCACCTCAGCTTTGTCTCAAAATTTTCCTCACGTCGATCTGCATTTGGGGGGCCGGTTGTGTTCCTAGATGTTTTATAATGTGTTTCCTTCCATCTCCGCCTCTCAATGCTTGTGTTTAGAGTTTTGCAGACtaatgatttctgtatattaattttctatctagGTATGTTATGAATTCTCTTGTCATTTATAATAGTATttcagtagattttttaaaattaacaataaacAGTCATATAACCTgcaaataaattattgttttaccTTCTACCTTCTGGATTTTGTATCCCATTTCTTCCTCATGTCCCGTCGTGTCGGCTGGTATATCCAGAGCAGTGCCAAATAACACGACCTTTACAGTTGAACTGCACTAGCTGGGGAGAGGATCTTTCACACTGTGTCCTTGAAAACACACTGACTTGCAACACGAGAACCCGTGGAGTGGCGATCAGGAAGCTTGTTGGGCCTGTGACGGAAgtgtgtcaaatgctttctcactAAGAGGGGAAAAAGCAAGAGATAGCCTTTCAGGAAAGCATGT
It contains:
- the PPDPFL gene encoding LOW QUALITY PROTEIN: pancreatic progenitor cell differentiation and proliferation factor-like protein (The sequence of the model RefSeq protein was modified relative to this genomic sequence to represent the inferred CDS: inserted 1 base in 1 codon), producing MASVPSTGCXLAPNQYYRKSSVSSGNSLTGSDSVHFVDDDTSQEGLPEVAESTWWFKSYFQSEQAEKTSLLVGSEGFDMKRT